CTTATCGCTGATGGATGAGGCTCGTAAAAGGCTAAGAAGGAGGGGTTACCCCTCGAAGTACCTACGACGAGCACCCTCTCGGCTCCCGACTGGAGAGCCAGCTCGTTTAGATCCTCTAAGGACATCTTCCCCCTATTTCTTCTGATCGCGCTGGGAAGGACGTGGTATAGGTCCCGAACAAAAGAACGGGTGCGGCGAGAGGGCCTTCTCGTGGTCGTTATTAGGATCAAGCCCTCTCCCTTGCTAACTCTGCGCTCCTAGCCACTGCAGTGAAGGGTTCCCACGCACCTCCGGTGAACACCTTACCGCACTTCTTGCAGGCCCAGACACCCAGTCTGATCCTCCTGACGGCATTGGCGCCGCAGTAGGGGCACCTGTAAGTTCTCTTGGACTTCTGGAGGATGTGTTCGACCCTCCTCCTGATCTTCAGACCGTA
This genomic window from Thermoproteota archaeon contains:
- the rpl37ae gene encoding 50S ribosomal protein L37ae (structural models have indicated that the folded zinc-finger motif interacts mainly with domain III of 23S rRNA, whereas the amino-terminal region of L37 interacts primarily with domain II), with the translated sequence MTGAPRAKLRTPRYGLKIRRRVEHILQKSKRTYRCPYCGANAVRRIRLGVWACKKCGKVFTGGAWEPFTAVARSAELARERA